A stretch of the Tissierellales bacterium genome encodes the following:
- a CDS encoding NAD(P)H-dependent glycerol-3-phosphate dehydrogenase produces MNNKIGILGGGSWGTALAILLAKKGIEVNLWVRNKDKADLMKTARENVDYLAGVIIPEDVNITENLEKAVEGSEILVLAVPTHAVRNLCTELNGKIVSNQIFVNVAKGIEISSLKRISEIVEEYFPENEFVALSGPTHAEEVSKDMPTTIVAACENESIAEKIQDIFMTPKFRVYTNTDLMGVELGGALKNVIALGAGIADGLGYGDNSLAALMNRGITEIARLGEKMGANRMTFTGLSGIGDLIVTCTSKHSRNRSAGVKIGKGMNLEEAVESIGMVVEGVKTAKSVHELMKKYEVEMPICENIYEVLYENLDPKHAVIRLMMRDKKDELEHMKESESFGW; encoded by the coding sequence ATGAATAATAAGATTGGAATTCTTGGTGGCGGAAGCTGGGGAACTGCATTAGCTATATTGCTAGCGAAAAAAGGCATAGAAGTCAATCTTTGGGTTAGAAATAAAGATAAAGCAGATTTAATGAAAACAGCTAGAGAAAATGTTGATTATCTTGCTGGAGTTATAATTCCGGAGGATGTGAATATAACAGAGAATCTAGAGAAGGCTGTTGAAGGTTCAGAAATACTTGTGCTAGCGGTTCCAACGCATGCAGTTAGAAATTTATGTACAGAATTAAATGGCAAAATTGTCAGCAATCAAATTTTTGTAAATGTTGCAAAAGGGATTGAGATAAGCAGTTTAAAGCGAATATCAGAGATTGTGGAAGAATATTTTCCAGAAAATGAGTTTGTTGCACTTTCAGGGCCGACACATGCAGAAGAAGTTTCAAAAGATATGCCGACAACTATAGTAGCGGCTTGTGAGAATGAAAGTATTGCTGAGAAGATACAAGATATATTTATGACTCCAAAATTTAGAGTTTATACTAATACTGATTTAATGGGAGTTGAACTTGGAGGAGCTCTTAAAAATGTTATTGCCTTAGGGGCAGGGATAGCTGATGGACTTGGATATGGTGACAATTCACTGGCGGCACTTATGAACAGAGGTATAACAGAAATTGCACGCTTAGGCGAAAAAATGGGAGCAAATAGAATGACATTTACTGGTTTATCAGGCATAGGAGATTTAATAGTTACTTGTACGAGTAAACACAGTAGAAACCGAAGCGCTGGTGTGAAAATTGGCAAGGGAATGAATTTAGAAGAAGCTGTTGAATCTATTGGTATGGTAGTTGAAGGTGTAAAGACTGCCAAATCTGTGCATGAACTTATGAAAAAATATGAAGTTGAAATGCCTATATGTGAGAACATTTACGAAGTATTATATGAGAATTTAGATCCTAAGCATGCAGTTATCAGGTTGATGATGCGTGACAAAAAAGATGAATTGGAACACATGAAGGAATCAGAGAGTTTTGGCTGGTAA